In Alicyclobacillus macrosporangiidus CPP55, a single window of DNA contains:
- a CDS encoding SAF domain-containing protein — protein sequence METVKRSTFLLMGVGLAVVAGGLFAFGYKMATDTVPVVTAKSFIPADTPVQAGDLTTAQVPKSFARQMGALTRAGDVTGHYLSVSVVPGEPIMKGMLATTDDLQALASQYATEHHTDGVLVDYPANSALASAAQPGQDVALVVTPQGQNAVPKLYPVHVLAVSAPQTQQSSPLSLNNNNSGKTLFLFVPSDEYAAIAPALTAGQAHVVFLSAGQTAATNPVATQTNPATGINSTVPQTNPAASK from the coding sequence GTGGAGACTGTGAAACGAAGCACGTTTCTCTTGATGGGTGTGGGGCTTGCCGTGGTAGCGGGAGGACTCTTTGCCTTTGGCTACAAAATGGCCACCGACACGGTGCCGGTGGTGACAGCAAAATCGTTCATCCCGGCGGATACGCCGGTGCAGGCTGGGGACTTGACGACGGCGCAAGTCCCCAAGTCGTTTGCGCGGCAAATGGGTGCACTGACCCGTGCCGGTGACGTGACAGGACACTACTTGTCGGTGTCCGTGGTGCCGGGCGAGCCGATTATGAAGGGGATGCTGGCTACCACCGACGATCTTCAGGCGCTGGCGTCCCAGTACGCGACGGAACACCACACGGACGGGGTGCTGGTGGACTATCCCGCGAACTCGGCACTGGCGAGCGCCGCGCAGCCGGGGCAGGACGTGGCGCTGGTGGTGACGCCGCAGGGCCAGAATGCCGTGCCGAAGCTGTACCCGGTGCATGTGCTCGCCGTGTCGGCGCCGCAGACACAGCAAAGCAGTCCCCTGAGTTTGAACAACAACAACTCGGGCAAGACACTGTTTCTGTTCGTGCCCAGCGACGAGTACGCGGCGATTGCGCCCGCGTTGACGGCGGGGCAGGCGCACGTGGTGTTCTTGTCGGCAGGGCAGACAGCAGCGACGAATCCCGTGGCAACGCAGACCAATCCAGCAACGGGTATCAATTCGACGGTTCCGCAGACCAATCCGGCAGCTTCCAAATAA
- a CDS encoding ATPase, T2SS/T4P/T4SS family — translation MHLAEIEKAQREMEQVLRGEPELERLAREAEPHYQRLLEEIRRRNEWWRELPPRKSAYAYLGRIAGEIDVPHAYREYVITTVLNDMYSYGKIQRLIDDPLVSDIQIYGGFATFYIRAGKRYESTEARMSNEELYAFVQKKLSGTNYHFDLSKPSCDAILPDGYRMHVVGGPAGWTVPDEDGRRLEHDCLIVTIRKPLRNFTLQELWQLRTFDETILCFFEWMQRLARPFVIVGGTGSSKSTLMAALLGKVPPDRVSGIIEEMPELQPLCERAARLYERPANAEGNGAVRMAEQVVNTLRMQFDNVYVGEVRTSPVAWEFLQAASTVTYQTGTTLHVRGMPDTAAAIRRLAALISSHESRPGASMIGDLITMGVKHIIGMMSVPEKGGKRVVEISELLPYEPRERRIPYVVIAKWDPATDTWRFNGITNGMLDEASILGYTISSLPVQEHPDVRYVYL, via the coding sequence ATGCACTTGGCAGAGATTGAAAAGGCTCAACGAGAGATGGAACAGGTGTTGCGGGGCGAGCCTGAACTGGAACGGCTCGCGCGGGAAGCCGAACCGCATTACCAGCGCCTGCTCGAAGAAATTCGTCGCCGCAACGAGTGGTGGCGGGAGCTTCCGCCAAGGAAGTCGGCGTATGCGTACCTGGGCCGGATCGCGGGCGAGATTGACGTGCCGCATGCCTATCGGGAGTACGTCATCACCACCGTGCTCAATGACATGTACTCCTATGGCAAGATCCAGCGGCTCATCGACGACCCGCTTGTGTCGGACATCCAAATTTACGGGGGATTTGCGACGTTCTATATCCGGGCGGGCAAGCGGTACGAATCGACGGAGGCCCGCATGTCGAATGAGGAGTTGTACGCCTTCGTTCAGAAGAAGTTGTCCGGGACCAATTACCACTTCGATTTGTCCAAGCCCTCTTGTGACGCGATTCTCCCGGACGGATACCGGATGCACGTGGTGGGAGGCCCCGCGGGGTGGACAGTACCGGACGAGGACGGGCGGCGTCTGGAGCATGACTGTCTCATCGTGACAATCCGCAAGCCGCTGCGGAACTTCACTCTTCAGGAGTTGTGGCAGCTGCGCACGTTTGATGAGACGATTCTCTGCTTCTTCGAGTGGATGCAGCGCCTGGCGCGGCCGTTTGTCATCGTGGGCGGCACAGGTTCATCGAAATCGACGCTCATGGCGGCGCTTTTGGGCAAGGTTCCGCCTGACCGAGTCTCCGGGATTATCGAGGAGATGCCCGAGCTTCAGCCTCTATGCGAACGGGCGGCGCGACTCTATGAACGTCCGGCGAACGCGGAGGGCAACGGCGCGGTACGGATGGCGGAGCAGGTGGTCAACACGCTTCGGATGCAGTTTGACAACGTGTACGTCGGTGAGGTGCGCACGTCCCCGGTGGCGTGGGAGTTCTTGCAGGCGGCCTCGACCGTCACTTACCAGACCGGCACGACCTTGCATGTGCGCGGGATGCCGGACACCGCGGCGGCGATTCGCAGACTTGCGGCGCTCATCTCCAGCCACGAAAGTAGGCCGGGGGCGTCCATGATCGGGGATCTCATTACGATGGGCGTCAAACACATCATCGGGATGATGTCGGTGCCGGAGAAAGGCGGCAAGCGGGTGGTGGAAATCAGCGAGCTTCTGCCCTACGAGCCGCGGGAGCGCCGGATTCCCTACGTGGTGATTGCGAAGTGGGACCCGGCCACGGACACCTGGCGTTTCAACGGAATCACAAACGGCATGCTCGATGAGGCAAGCATTTTGGGTTACACCATTTCGAGTCTGCCCGTTCAGGAGCACCCGGATGTCCGGTACGTGTATCTGTGA
- a CDS encoding type II secretion system F family protein, protein MIAQLIGLLAGLALLCLFIESDLRRAHRESLWLASLRERYHPVKTRLPALDRLAYEMKEGGVKTTPLILVSAAGFVVASVLLSLAEESVLFGVLVSLAGTIGGAVGWIRYRYRRRKRAFFDALLREAMPIAITTLRATNRLEAAFEDVASIARDKRVKSEFEALAKTWRGLHVTPEQALGLAAARWEIDEMVQLARATEEAVKYHANLAELWLKYREQIERDEDKRRKLRAKTLAGRRNGLIYSGIVVAMFGLAYPRAHPYMTPIANTGFWVVLLILLACTWAIWRAGEVIEV, encoded by the coding sequence ATGATTGCGCAATTGATCGGGCTTTTGGCGGGGTTGGCGCTGCTGTGTCTGTTCATCGAGAGCGACCTGCGCCGGGCACACCGTGAGTCGCTGTGGCTCGCGTCGTTGCGCGAGCGGTACCATCCGGTCAAGACTCGTCTTCCTGCGCTTGACCGGCTTGCGTATGAGATGAAGGAGGGCGGGGTGAAGACAACCCCGCTCATTCTCGTTTCCGCGGCCGGGTTCGTTGTGGCATCGGTGCTGTTGTCGCTGGCGGAGGAATCAGTCCTATTCGGCGTGTTGGTGAGTCTCGCCGGGACCATCGGCGGGGCGGTGGGGTGGATTCGCTACCGGTATCGGAGGCGTAAGCGGGCGTTCTTTGACGCGCTCTTGCGTGAGGCGATGCCGATAGCCATCACAACCCTTCGGGCCACGAACCGCCTGGAGGCGGCGTTTGAGGACGTGGCGTCCATCGCGCGGGACAAGCGGGTCAAGTCCGAGTTCGAGGCCCTGGCCAAGACGTGGCGCGGACTGCACGTCACGCCGGAGCAGGCGCTGGGGCTGGCGGCGGCCCGCTGGGAGATCGACGAGATGGTGCAGCTTGCGAGGGCGACGGAGGAAGCGGTCAAGTACCACGCGAACCTGGCTGAGTTGTGGTTGAAGTACCGGGAGCAGATCGAGCGGGACGAGGACAAGCGGAGAAAGCTCCGGGCCAAGACGTTGGCCGGGCGTCGCAACGGACTCATTTACTCGGGGATCGTGGTGGCGATGTTTGGCTTGGCGTATCCGCGTGCACACCCGTACATGACCCCGATTGCAAACACGGGATTCTGGGTGGTGCTGCTCATTCTTCTGGCCTGCACGTGGGCGATCTGGAGGGCCGGGGAAGTGATCGAGGTTTGA
- a CDS encoding amidoligase family protein gives MPVSCAVCAKHLTNPVSVQRGTGPVCARHVNEFIALISTERAQNARESWAQTRRRVTVNGQEVEHTVMLGVGEMAIANAKARYLARIRRVREVPVSAGLVPSEYSATRHRNEDILFERFGSGAALVHSGSERDYVITTDRTGTHAEHCSCPDHWFRSRPCRHMQAYELLAARQREDALSSAEQRTAESELRSDNRITSVPTIIGSVVDREAAWENERDRNLYVWQERHTHDGVFVSESDEAWTALRDAVARDGGLGDYETEDVLDGVNTTFGIELEVEGVRGDDVAFALHRAGLSDRLAMGSYTTRFTPGTWGVRSDASLVGGCEIVSPVLRDTPETWQAIAEVTRILQEQGARTSQRTGFHIHMAHDILDDRGYRWQRLGRYMVGYSREYLQMGATRSRLTRPEMPNQHRGTHYTQPLRKTHVVKLRKSDTALEASRKIIGYIDHNSRYKMVNTAKFVEHGVPTVEFRYPNGTVDPVVIQRQVQLANATLMQSAYLRKDKPGADRLPRLFSSDRGVELEQLHAQSPESRFRLYLDTFGSDRLRRIAAGLWVRGAVPAFLLNV, from the coding sequence ATGCCCGTGTCTTGCGCAGTCTGTGCCAAGCATCTCACTAATCCGGTCTCTGTCCAGCGCGGCACTGGGCCGGTGTGCGCCCGGCACGTCAACGAGTTCATCGCCCTTATCTCCACCGAGCGCGCTCAAAACGCGCGTGAGTCTTGGGCGCAGACCAGGCGGCGTGTGACGGTCAATGGCCAAGAGGTCGAGCACACCGTGATGCTAGGTGTGGGTGAAATGGCCATTGCCAACGCCAAGGCGCGGTATCTGGCGCGCATCCGTCGCGTAAGAGAGGTGCCTGTAAGCGCAGGTTTGGTGCCGTCCGAATACTCCGCGACCCGTCATCGAAACGAAGACATCCTGTTCGAGCGGTTTGGCAGCGGCGCAGCGCTAGTTCACTCCGGCTCAGAACGCGATTACGTCATCACCACAGACCGGACGGGCACTCATGCCGAGCATTGCTCCTGCCCCGATCACTGGTTTCGTTCCCGTCCCTGTCGGCACATGCAGGCATATGAGCTGCTGGCTGCCCGCCAGCGTGAAGACGCACTGTCGTCCGCTGAACAGCGCACCGCGGAATCGGAACTTCGTAGTGATAACCGCATCACGTCTGTGCCAACCATAATCGGTTCGGTTGTGGACCGCGAAGCCGCGTGGGAGAACGAGCGCGACCGGAATCTGTACGTTTGGCAGGAGCGTCATACCCACGATGGGGTGTTCGTCAGCGAGAGCGACGAGGCGTGGACTGCCCTGCGCGATGCCGTCGCCCGTGATGGCGGCCTAGGAGACTACGAAACAGAAGATGTGCTCGACGGCGTGAATACCACGTTCGGAATTGAACTCGAAGTGGAGGGTGTGCGTGGCGATGATGTTGCGTTCGCCCTGCACCGGGCAGGGTTGTCCGACCGATTGGCGATGGGAAGCTACACGACCAGATTTACGCCTGGGACCTGGGGAGTCCGAAGCGACGCCAGCCTGGTAGGAGGCTGCGAAATCGTGTCCCCCGTGCTCCGGGATACGCCGGAGACGTGGCAGGCGATAGCGGAGGTCACGAGGATCTTGCAGGAACAGGGTGCACGGACGAGTCAGCGCACAGGATTCCATATCCACATGGCTCACGACATTCTCGACGACCGGGGTTACCGTTGGCAACGGCTCGGCCGGTACATGGTGGGTTATTCCCGCGAGTATCTTCAGATGGGGGCGACGAGAAGCCGTCTGACGCGGCCTGAAATGCCCAATCAGCATCGCGGTACACACTATACTCAACCTCTTCGGAAGACCCATGTGGTGAAGCTCCGGAAAAGCGATACCGCACTGGAGGCGTCCAGGAAGATCATCGGCTACATCGATCACAACTCACGCTACAAGATGGTCAATACCGCGAAGTTCGTGGAGCATGGCGTTCCGACGGTGGAGTTCCGGTATCCGAACGGCACGGTCGATCCGGTCGTGATCCAGCGCCAGGTGCAGCTTGCCAACGCCACCTTGATGCAATCCGCATACCTGCGCAAGGACAAGCCCGGCGCCGACCGCCTGCCGCGACTCTTCAGCAGCGACCGAGGTGTCGAACTGGAGCAACTGCATGCGCAGAGCCCAGAGTCCCGGTTCCGGTTGTATCTGGACACGTTCGGCAGCGACCGTCTGCGCAGGATTGCAGCGGGGTTGTGGGTTCGCGGGGCCGTACCCGCATTTCTTCTGAATGTATGA